A window of the Lactuca sativa cultivar Salinas chromosome 7, Lsat_Salinas_v11, whole genome shotgun sequence genome harbors these coding sequences:
- the LOC128126998 gene encoding calmodulin-binding transcription activator 2-like produces the protein MVWSVGIVEKAILRCGRKSRRLRGFRPELRAPESEYDFLRIGRKHKYVGVEKALARVHSMAQNPEGQEQDMRLVGKFEKLSHEDSSSK, from the exons ATGGTGTGGTCTGTTGGGATAGTGGAGAAAGCGATACTCAGATGTGGACGAAAGAGTCGTAGGTTGCGTGGATTCCGTCCGGAATTGAGAGCTCCGGAATCGGAatatgatttcctgagaataggTCGGAAACATAAATATGTTGGAGTGGAAAAGGCATTGGCTAGGGTGCATTCCATGGCTCAGAATCCTGAAGGCCAGGAACAGGACATGAGGCTCGTGGGGAAGTTTGAAAAG TTGAGCCATGAAGATAGCAGCAGCAAATGA
- the LOC128127386 gene encoding F-box/kelch-repeat protein At3g06240-like — MRRFDCESFLLQGIGFGLDRISDDYKIVRLSYVKDHSFVYAVKSGTWCEIASAKHENQIHSVHYDALFFNGVLHWVIDVYDTEPKDVCICCILTFDLSTHVFGMITLPTSNRYWSTAGLRTIQGSLALISYSHEFNECRAPLI, encoded by the coding sequence ATGCGAAGATTTGATTGTGAATCTTTTTTGTTGCAAGGGATTGGGTTTGGATTGGATCGAATCAGTGATGATTACAAAATTGTTCGACTATCATATGTCAAAGACCATTCATTTGTTTATGCGGTGAAGAGTGGCACTTGGTGTGAGATTGCTTCTGCtaaacatgaaaatcagattcaTAGCGTCCATTATGATGCCTTGTTTTTCAATGGAGTGTTGCATTGGGTGATAGATGTTTATGATACAGAACCAAAAGACGTATGCATTTGTTGTATATTAACATTCGATTTGAGCACTCATGTTTTTGGTATGATTACATTGCCTACATCCAATCGGTATTGGTCGACAGCTGGACTAAGAACCATCCAAGGTTCATTAGCTTTGATTTCTTATAGTCATGAATTTAACGAATGTAGGGCGCCTCTGATTTAA